GCGGATGAAGGAGGGCAAAGATACGATCTCCGTCACGGGCAACGTGTTGCGCGACTACCTTACCGACCTGTTCCCGATTCTGGAAATCGGCACCAGCGCCAAGATGCTTTCGATCGTGCCGCTGTTGAACGGCGGCGGCCTGTTCGAGACCGGGGCGGGAGGTTCCGCGCCCAAACACGTGCAGCAGTTCCAGGAGGAAGGCTATCTGCGGTGGGATTCGCTCGGCGAGTTCCTGGCGCTGGCCGCTTCCTTGGAGCATCTGGCCAAGGTCTCCAACAACCAGACCGCGCAAATTTTAGCCGACACGCTCGACCAGGCCAACGCCAAGTTCCTGGAGAGCAACAAGTCGCCGGCCCGCAAGGTGGGCGAGATCGACAATCGCGGCAGCCATTTCTATCTGGCCTTGTATTGGGCGCAGGCCTTGGCCCAGCAGACGCAGGATAAGAAATTGGCCGAGCGCTTTGCCAAGATCGCCAAGGATCTGGCGGACAATGAAACGAAGATTTCGGCCGAGCTGCTTGCCGCTCAAGGGAAGCCGGTCGATATCGGCGGGTATTATCATCCGAACGACGAGAAGGCGTCGAAGGCGATGCGTCCCAGCGCCACCTTGAACGCGATCGTGGACGCGATCGCGTAAAGGACGGCCGGCGCCTTTGATGCGCACAAAAAATCTCACGAATCGAGCTGATGGTCGGGACCTGTCCCGGCCGTCAGGCGCTGGATTTCACGTCCACGGCGAACCATGACCACCGAAACTTTCGATACCCAGAACGTAATCGACCAGGAAGAGGTGCTTCGCCCGCGCATGGTCACGGTGGAGATCGCGGGGAAACGGTACGAAGTGCCAGAGGGCATTACGGTCATCAAGGCGCTCTGGTACACCGGACAGGATGTGGTCCGCGGCGTCGGCTGTCTCGGCGGATTCTGCGGCGCCTGCGCGACCTATTATCGGGTGAAGGACGATCCCAAGGTGAAAACCTGCCTAGCTTGTCAGACGGCGGTGCAGGACGGCATGTCCTTCACGATGATGCCGCCCTTTCCGGCCAGGAAGGCCGTCTACCAGATCCAGGAGCTGAAAGACCCCAAACAGGACCTATTCGATCTCTATCCGGAAGCCCCGCTCTGCCGGAATTGCAACGCTTGCACGGAAGCCTGCCCTCAGAAAATCAACGTGCGGGAAGGGGTCTGGAAGGCCGCATTCGGCGATTTCAAAGGGGTCGCCGACATGTTCATGGATTGCGTCATGTGCGGGCTGTGCGCGCCGGTCTGTATCGCGGACATCGCGCCGAACCTCGTGGCCCTCTACGCCAGCCGGGCGCAAGGCGCCCATTTCACCGAGAAACCGCAAGGCCTGGCGCACCGCATCCAGGAGATCAAGGAAGGCCAGTACGACGACGAGTGGAACCGCGTCCTCGCGATGAGCCAGAAGGAACTGACGGAGCTCTGCGCGACGCTGAAGTGACAGCCTCGTTCGTGCCCCATCACTCGCTCATGATCAAGCCGGAGGCCGGTCTTTGCGGGTGCGCTCCTGACGAACGACCATTGACGATTGGCGGCGACTGACACCATGGACATTCACGTTTTACAACAGGTCGTGCATAAGACGAGAGACGCTCGTCGCAAACAGACCCTCCCCAAGCTGTCGCTCGCCGAACGCGACACCCTGATCAAGAAGTATCATCCGGATTTTCGTGAGCACGCCTACCGGACGATTCGATTCGGACCGAACGCCGGCGACAAGACCGTCGTCGAGCTGGCCGCCTTGCTCGAAGGGATGAGCCAGGTGCCCGACGATTTAGACCTGACGCCCTCCTATGTGACCGACGTGCTGGTGGTCGGCGGCGGGGGAGCCGGGTGCGCGGCCGCGCTGCATGCCCATGCGGCCGGGGCCAAGGTGATCCTGGCGACGAAGCTGCGACTCGGCGATTCGAACAGCGTCATGGCCCAGGGCGGCATGCAGATTTCCGTGGCCCCTGAAGATTCGCCGGTGACGCACTTCCTCGACACCCTCAAGGGCGGGCTGATGCACAACGACCATCAGTTGCTCAAGGTGATGGTCGAGGAGGGCCCCGCCATCGCCGACTGGCTGATCAAGCTGGGCGTGCTGTTCGACCGGGACCAGGACGGGAATCTGCACGTCAAGAAGGGCGGCGGCAGCTCCAAGCCCCGCCTGCTGACCTGCTCCGACTACACCGGCCTTGAAATCATGCGGGTGCTCAAGGACGAGGTGCTGAAT
The DNA window shown above is from Nitrospira tepida and carries:
- a CDS encoding 2Fe-2S iron-sulfur cluster-binding protein, which translates into the protein MTTETFDTQNVIDQEEVLRPRMVTVEIAGKRYEVPEGITVIKALWYTGQDVVRGVGCLGGFCGACATYYRVKDDPKVKTCLACQTAVQDGMSFTMMPPFPARKAVYQIQELKDPKQDLFDLYPEAPLCRNCNACTEACPQKINVREGVWKAAFGDFKGVADMFMDCVMCGLCAPVCIADIAPNLVALYASRAQGAHFTEKPQGLAHRIQEIKEGQYDDEWNRVLAMSQKELTELCATLK